One Streptomyces sp. 840.1 genomic window, GGCGACGATGCCGATCATCGACCAGCTGTGGAACGTCCCCTGGGTCGGTGACCACCTCGGTACGTACATCGACGCCTCGTACAACGTACTGATGCTGATCCTGATCTGGCCCCTGATCGGGGTGATGATCGTCGCGGTCGGCTGGGTCGAGGACGTGGCGGCGAAGCGGCGGCCCCGGCTCTGGCCCAACGGCGCCCCGAAGCGGACGAGCGGCCGGCGACGACCGCCCTCACCGGGGCGTCCGCGCCCCGGTGAGAGCAAGGTTGCGCACCGGTCACCTCACGGCACCACGACGAAACGCGCGCTCCCTAGGGTCGGGGACGACACCCCGACCCGTGGAGGCGCGTGATGGCTGGCCGTTGGATCGAGCAGTGGGAACCGGAGGACGAGACGTTCTGGCGGGAGAAGGGCGAGCGGATCGCCCGCCGGAATCTGTGGTTCTCCGTCCTCTCCGAGCACATCGGTTTCTCCATCTGGACCCTGTGGTCGGTGATGGTCCTGTTCATGGGACCGGAGTACGGGGTGGACCCGGCCGGGAAGTTCTTCCTGATCTCGACCGCGACACTGGTCGGCGCGGTCGTGCGGGTGCCGTACACCTTCGCGGTGGCCCGGTTCGGCGGCCGTAACTGGACCGTGTTCAGCGCGTTCGCCCTGCTGGTGCCGACCGTCGCCGCCTGGGTGGTGATGGAGCCCGGGACCTCGTACACCACGTTCCTGGTGGTAGCGGCACTGACCGGTATCGGCGGCGGCAACTTCGCCTCCTCGATGACGAACATCAACGCCTTCTTCCCGCTGCGCGAGAAGGGCTGGGCGCTCGGGCTCAACGCGGGCGGCGGCAACGTCGGGGTGCCCGTCGTACAGCTCGCCGGGCTGCTGGTGATCGGGACGGCGGGTGCCGCGCATCCGAGGATCGTGCTCGGCGCGTACATCCCGCTGATCGTCGTCGCCGCGCTGTGCGCCGCGCACTTCATGGACAACCTGGCGCCCGTGCAGAACGACACCGGGGCCGCCGGGAAGGCCGTCCGCGACCCGCACACCTGGATCATGGCGGTGCTCTACATCGGCACCTTCGGCTCCTTCATCGGCTACAGCTTCGCCTTCGGCCTGGTGCTCCAGACCCAGTTCGGCCGGACCCCGCTGGAGGCCGCCTCGCTCACCTTCATCGGCCCGCTGCTCGGCTCCCTGATCCGGCCGGTCGGCGGCCGGCTGGCCGACCGGTACGGCGGCGCCCGCATCACCATGGGGAACTTCGTGGCGATGGCGGTGGCGACCGGCGTCGTCGTATACGCCTCCGGCACAAAGTCGCTGCCCGTCTTCCTGACCGGCTTCACCGCGCTCTTCGTCCTGAGCGGGCTCGGCAACGGCTCGACGTACAAGATGATCCCCGGCATCTTCCACGCCAAGGCGATCGCCCTGGGACTGCGCGGCGAGCAGGCCGCGGCGCACGGGCGGCGGCTGTCCGGGGCGGCCATGGGCCTCATCGGCGCGGTCGGCGCACTCGGCGGGCTGGCCATCAACCTGGCCTTCCGGCAGTCCTTCCAGACCGCGGGCACCGGGACGGCGGCCTTCTGGTCCTTCCTGGCCTTCTACGGGGTGTGCTCCGTGCTCACCTGGGCGGTATACCTTCGCCCCACCGCGCCCCTCCCGGCGAAGCCGCAGCTCAGCTACGCCGAGGTGTGATGATGGCCCTGCCGTGTCGGGTGACGTAACGGGCGGGAAATACGGGCGAACCGAGCCTGTCACGCAGCGTTGGCAGTCTCGGTACTCCGCACCATCGAGCAGCGGGACGAGAGCCGGGTAGACCATATGCACGACGACGAACAGCACGGGCCCCTCGCCGGCTTCACGGTCGGCGTCACCGCCGCGCGCAGGGCGGACGAACTCGCCGCGCTGCTGCGGCGGCGCGGCGCCACCGTGGTGCACGCCCCCGCCCTGCGGATCGTGCCGCTCGCCGACGACAGCGAACTCCTCACCGCCACCAAGGAACTCCTCGACAGCGTCCCCGACGTGGTCATCGCCACCACCGCGATCGGCTTCCGGGGCTGGATCGAGGCGGCCGACGGCTGGGGGATCGGTGCCCAGCTGCTGGAGCGGCTGCGCGGCGTCGAACTGCTGGCGCGCGGACCCAAGGTCAAGGGCGCGGTCCGCGCCGCCGGGCTCACCGAGGCGTGGTCACCCGCCTCCGAGTCCATGGCGGAAGTGCTGGAACGGCTCCTCGCCGAGGGCGTCGAGGGCCGTCGCATCGCCCTCCAGCTGCACGGCGAACCGCTCCCCGGCTTCGTCGAGTCGC contains:
- a CDS encoding NarK/NasA family nitrate transporter, encoding MAGRWIEQWEPEDETFWREKGERIARRNLWFSVLSEHIGFSIWTLWSVMVLFMGPEYGVDPAGKFFLISTATLVGAVVRVPYTFAVARFGGRNWTVFSAFALLVPTVAAWVVMEPGTSYTTFLVVAALTGIGGGNFASSMTNINAFFPLREKGWALGLNAGGGNVGVPVVQLAGLLVIGTAGAAHPRIVLGAYIPLIVVAALCAAHFMDNLAPVQNDTGAAGKAVRDPHTWIMAVLYIGTFGSFIGYSFAFGLVLQTQFGRTPLEAASLTFIGPLLGSLIRPVGGRLADRYGGARITMGNFVAMAVATGVVVYASGTKSLPVFLTGFTALFVLSGLGNGSTYKMIPGIFHAKAIALGLRGEQAAAHGRRLSGAAMGLIGAVGALGGLAINLAFRQSFQTAGTGTAAFWSFLAFYGVCSVLTWAVYLRPTAPLPAKPQLSYAEV